In Acropora muricata isolate sample 2 chromosome 11, ASM3666990v1, whole genome shotgun sequence, one DNA window encodes the following:
- the LOC136889142 gene encoding uncharacterized protein, with protein sequence MTAFGICLVVDVWSLVTHRTVSHARKIMVTLIAVAELLAAENENSIAEEIIIEDSPLNYDITPLKSFSASHGVRDFEVQCCFEPITHRSIATQTDVCNASPCEVVCTTSGIGISSPVKTETNSPKHAEWKVSHDHNYTMNAPPKVIFPTYDDSSFKTTPLPPVHNITCDQYESTDAVDTGQESDADGDIDNDMDDEDMDPSWKLSDAEQFLSDDDREVEPSEDDFKESTPHREKKFLVFGSCLFELLKRCPECGDVIIKRNNKTSGTMLLVELTCHSGHTKTWESQPVVKRKPLGNLLLAAAILFTGNTFSSVSNLASCLNLQFFCERVFYDTQRKYLFPVVNEAWEAESNSQIDILTSKPVVNLEGDGRCDSPGHCAKYGTYTLMDEDTGNVVAFNVVQVSEIN encoded by the exons ATGACTGCATTTGGTATATGCCTTGTTGTTGATGTTTGGTCTCTTGTTACGCATCGCACTGTCAGTCACGCAAGAAAAATCATGGTGACTTTGATT GCTGTTGCAGAACTACTTGCTGCTGAGAATGAGAACTCAATTGCAGAAGAGATCATAATTGAGGATTCTCCACTAAATTATGACATCACTCCTTTGAAGTCCTTCTCTGCAAGTCATGGGGTGCGTGATTTTGAAGTACAATGTTGTTTTGAGCCCATTACCCACAGAAGTATAGCAACCCAGACTGATGTTTGCAACGCATCTCCCTGTGAAGTTGTTTGTACCACATCCGGCATTGGCATTTCCTCCCCAGTTAAAACAGAAACTAATTCCCCAAAACATGCAGAGTGGAAGGTTTCCCATGACCACAACTACACCATGAATGCACCCCCAAAAGTAATTTTTCCAACCTACGATGACAGCAGTTTCAAAACAACTCCCTTACCTCCTGTACATAATATAACGTGTGATCAGTATGAGTCTACAGATGCTGTTGATACTGGTCAAGAAAGTGATGCAGATGGTGACATTGATAATGACATGGATGATGAAGACATGGACCCCAGCTGGAAATTATCTGATGCCGAACAGTTCCTCTCAGATGATGACAGGGAGGTGGAGCCATCTGAAGATGACTTTAAAGAGTCCACTCCtcacagggaaaaaaaatttctggtCTTTGgttcatgtctttttgaacTTCTCAAAAGATGCCCAGAATGTGGGGATGTTATCATCAAGCGGAACAACAAAACTTCTGGTACTATGTTACTAGTTGAACTGACTTGCCATAGTGGCCATACAAAAACATGGGAATCCCAACCAGTTGTAAAAAGGAAACCTCTTGGAAACCTTTTATTAGCAGCAGCTATACTTTTTACAGGTAACACCTTTTCAAGTGTCAGTAACCTTGCCTCATGTCTCAACCTTCAATTCTTTTGTGAACGTGTTTTTTATGACACACAAAGGAAATATTTGTTCCCAGTTGTTAACGAAGCATGGGAGGCTGAGAGCAATAGCCAAATTGACATACTTACCTCCAAGCCAGTGGTTAACCTAGAAGGGGATGGGAGATGCGATAGCCCTGGACATTGTGCCAAGTATGGTACTTATACATTGATGGATGAGGACACAGGAAATGTAGTGGCATTCAATGTTGTCCAAGTCAGTGAG ATCAATTGA
- the LOC136889143 gene encoding uncharacterized protein, with the protein MSRDYPHISHQYDVWHLSKWVVKKLTNKAKQKGCEQLAPWIQSISNHLWWSAATCDGSVQMLREKWKSVLDHVSNRHKWSGNFLFHQCCHRRISSSEAKRICWIKPGTPAHLALEEVVLNNKLLKDVAKLTDFCHTGKIEVYHSIMLKYCSKREHFSYKGMVARTQLAALDNNANTGRKQARIKEGERAGEARYKLCFPKANKRWVVKPINEKKSFQYLSGLLSEVVKRVELGNAVIPAMPVHLPKNIASQPAPIVADAIKQHRSRFNR; encoded by the coding sequence ATGTCCAGGGACTACCCACACATTAGTCATCAATATGATGTATGGCATCTGTCCAAGTGGGTAGTCAAAAAGCTGACAAACAAGGCTAAGCAAAAGGGTTGTGAGCAGTTGGCCCCATGGATACAGTCCATCTCCAACCACCTATGGTGGTCTGCTGCAACATGTGATGGCAGTGTACAGATGTTACGGGAAAAGTGGAAGTCAGTGTTGGATCATGTCAGCAACAGGCATAAATGGTCTGGAAACTTCCTTTTCCACCAGTGCTGCCACAGACGCATTTCTTCCTCTGAAGCTAAGAGGATATGTTGGATCAAGCCAGGTACGCCAGCTCACTTAGCCTTAGAGGAAGTGGTTCTAAACAATAAGCTTTTGAAAGATGTGGCTAAACTGACTGACTTCTGTCACACTGGCAAAATTGAGGTGTATCACTCTATAATGTTAAAGTATTGCTCAAAACGGGAGCACTTCTCCTACAAAGGCATGGTTGCCAGGACACAGCTTGCTGCTCTTGACAACAATGCAAACACTGGCCGCAAGCAAGCTCGGATTAAGGAGGGTGAACGGGCAGGTGAGGCTCGTTACAAACTCTGTTTCCCTAAGGCAAACAAACGATGGGTGGTCAAGCCAATTAATGAGAAGAAGTCATTTCAGTATTTATCAGGATTGCTTTCTGAAGTTGTCAAGCGCGTTGAGCTCGGGAATGCAGTGATACCGGCCATGCCAGTTCACCTACCAAAAAACATTGCATCCCAACCTGCACCAATTGTGGCGGATGCAATAAAACAGCACCGCTCAAGATTTAACAGATGA
- the LOC136889144 gene encoding uncharacterized protein → MERAESCVCCQEIEQVKNKLIEAVSSGECEEQPKCITQHPGIHPVCTNRWVLQTAWYQYKQQYKDAYDGAEDKLFRHIAYRQLARWCWGILGKEIRVVLPSCAVMCIRNFYPPPGPEEEFIFKGFRYADE, encoded by the coding sequence ATGGAAAGGGCAGAGTCATGTGTTTGTTGCCAAGAAATTGAGCAAGTCAAAAATAAGCTAATTGAGGCTGTCAGTTCTGGTGAATGTGAAGAACAACCCAAATGCATAACACAGCACCCAGGCATTCACCCAGTGTGTACAAATCGATGGGTCCTGCAGACTGCTTGGTATCAGTACAAGCAACAGTACAAAGACGCGTATGATGGGGCCGAAGATAAACTTTTTAGACATATTGCTTACAGGCAATTGGCTCGATGGTGTTGGGGAATATTAGGGAAAGAAATACGAGTTGTTTTGCCATCCTGTGCCGTCATGTGCATACGTAACTTCTATCCTCCGCCTGGGCCAGAGGaggaatttattttcaaaggatTTCGTTATGCAGATGAGTAA